In Vibrio alginolyticus NBRC 15630 = ATCC 17749, the sequence ACTTACGCATCATGATACAACCTTCAACCACTAATGCTGCGGTTGCTACGCCCCATTCTTCTGCACCAAGTAGTGTTGCCACTGCAAGGTCGCGAGGTGTCTTCATCTGACCATCCGCTTGAACCACGATACGGTTACGTAGACCGTTCTTCAGTAGCGTTTGGTGCGTTTCTGCCAAGCCAAGTTCCCAAGGAAGACCTGTATGGCGGATTGAAGACATTGGGGATGCACCTGTACCGCCGTCGAAACCTGCGATTAGTACAACGTCCGCTTTCGCTTTCGCGACACCAGAAGCGATCGTACCTACGCCTGCTTCTGATACCAGCTTCACGTTTACACGGCCTGCGCGGTTCGCGTTCTTCAAGTCGTAGATAAGCTGAGCCAAATCTTCGATTGAGTAGATATCGTGGTGTGGTGGTGGAGAGATAAGGCCAACGCCCGGAGTCGAGTGACGCGTTGCACCGATCCAGTCATCTACTTTATCGCCTGGTAGCTGACCACCTTCACCTGGCTTCGCACCTTGAGCCATTTTGATTTGTAGCTCTTCAGCGTTAGTTAGGTAGTAAGAGGTTACGCCGAAACGACCTGAAGCCACCTGCTTGATTGCAGAGCGTTCCCAATCGCCGTTCTCTTTGCGCTCGAAACGCATTGGGTCTTCACCACCTTCACCAGAGTTCGATTTCGCGCCAAGACGGTTCATCGCAACTGCCAGTGTGGAGTGTGCTTCGTAAGAAATAGAACCGAATGACATAGCGCCCGTCGCGAAGCGTTTCACGATGCTTTCAATTGGTTCGACTTCGTCGATAGAGATAGAACCTGCTGGGTTCTTAATGAATTCTAGCTGGCTACGCAGAGTTACTGCGTTGTCACCTTGTTTATCTACGGCTGTCGCGTACTGCTTGAACTGATCGTAGTTCTTGTTGCGCGTAGACTCTTGCAGTAGAGAAATGGTTTCTGGGTTGAATAGGTGCTTCTCACCACGCTGTTTCCATTGGTAAACACCACCAACATCCAGCATTTGAATTGGGATTTCGCGTTGTGGGTAACCGATGCGGTGACGGATCAGCACTTCTTTGGCGATATCATCAAGGGTTAGACCTTGGATACGAGAAACTGTACCTGTGAAGTATTTGTCTACCACGGATTTATGGATGCCCAAGGCTTCGAAGATTTGCGCACCATGGTACGACTGTAGCGTTGAGATACCCATCTTCGAGAAGATCTTCAGAAGACCGCCATTGATCGCTTTACGGTAGTTGTTGAACAGATCACGAGGGTTCGCTTCTGGATCCAACTTCTTCGTACGTTGAAGTTCAATGATGGTTTCAATCACTAGGTAAGGGTTAACCGCATTCGCACCGTAACCAAGTAGCGTTGCAAAGTGGTGCGTTTCACGCGCGTCACCAGTTTCAACCACGATGTCACACTTCGCACGTAGACCTTTACGGATCAAGTGGTGGTGCACTGCGCCAACTGCCAGCATTGCTGGGATCGCCGCGTGGTTTGAATTCACTGCGCGGTCAGTGAGTAGGATGATTGAGTAACCATCGATAACCGCGTCTTCTGCGTATTGGCAGATACGTTTTAATGCACGCTCAAGTTTGCCTTGATCTTCACTAGCTTGGAATACGATATCCAACGTTTTCGCTTGTAGGTGCTCGTTATCGATCGCACGCAGTTTTTCAAGCTCTGAGTTCGCCAGAACCGGCGATTCTAATTCGACTTTCTGACAGTGAAGTGGTGTTTCAGTCAGAAGGTTTTGGTCTTTACCCAAGTAAGTGTTCAGCGACATAACCATACGCTCACGGATCGGGTCGATCGGTGGGTTGGTTACCTGTGCGAACAGCTGCTTGAAGTAGTTAGAAAGATGTTGAGACTGATGAGATAGAACCGCAAGAGGCCAGTCGGCACCCATTGCTGATAATGGCTCTTTCGCGTCATTCGCCATTGGAACGATGATTTCGTTCACTTCTTCAGTGCTTACGCCAAACGCTTGTTGGCGGTGTAGAAGGTGTTCTGGCTTAGGTTGGCTGAACTGGTTGCTCGCATCTGGCAGCTTCTTCAAGCTCAGTAGGTTTTCTTCTACCCATTTCTCGTAAGGCTGTGCCGTTGCGATGGTGTCTTTCACTTCTTCATCGGAGATGATGCGACCTTGCTCTAGGTCTGCAACGAAGATACGACCCGGTTGTAGACGACCACGGAACTCTACGTTCTCTGGTTCAATATCCACAACACCAGATTCAGATGCCATCACTAGGAAGTTATCTTTGGTCACTGTGTAGCGAGAAGGGCGCAAACCGTTACGGTCTAGTGTCGCACCAACTTGAACACCATCAGTAAAACATACGGAAGCCGGGCCATCCCATGGTTCCATGATGTTCGCATGGTACTGATAGAACGCGCGACGTTTAGGATCCATGTTTTTGTTTTCTTGCCATGCTTCCGGAATCATCATCATCAATGCGTGTGGCAGGCTGCGACCAGACAGAACTAGGAGCTCAAGTGCCATGTCAAAGTTAGATGAATCCGA encodes:
- the gltB gene encoding glutamate synthase large subunit gives rise to the protein MVDREQNPQGLYTPELEHDACGIGFVAHLKNRKSHEVVTQALDMLARMEHRGGQGCDPCSGDGAGILLQKPHEFLLEEAVKLGIKLPSFEKYGVGVVLFPKDEYKREQCRDILERNAQRLDLEVIGYRVLPTDNSMIGADPLSTEPQFEHVFISGGPGITPEELERKLYVLRNYTVRVCLESVSNIGDDFYINSMSYKTLVYKGQLTTEQVPQYFLDLQNPTMVTALALVHSRFSTNTFPKWRLAQPFRYIAHNGEINTVRGNLNWMKAREAILESDLFTQAEIDMLLPICQEGSSDSSNFDMALELLVLSGRSLPHALMMMIPEAWQENKNMDPKRRAFYQYHANIMEPWDGPASVCFTDGVQVGATLDRNGLRPSRYTVTKDNFLVMASESGVVDIEPENVEFRGRLQPGRIFVADLEQGRIISDEEVKDTIATAQPYEKWVEENLLSLKKLPDASNQFSQPKPEHLLHRQQAFGVSTEEVNEIIVPMANDAKEPLSAMGADWPLAVLSHQSQHLSNYFKQLFAQVTNPPIDPIRERMVMSLNTYLGKDQNLLTETPLHCQKVELESPVLANSELEKLRAIDNEHLQAKTLDIVFQASEDQGKLERALKRICQYAEDAVIDGYSIILLTDRAVNSNHAAIPAMLAVGAVHHHLIRKGLRAKCDIVVETGDARETHHFATLLGYGANAVNPYLVIETIIELQRTKKLDPEANPRDLFNNYRKAINGGLLKIFSKMGISTLQSYHGAQIFEALGIHKSVVDKYFTGTVSRIQGLTLDDIAKEVLIRHRIGYPQREIPIQMLDVGGVYQWKQRGEKHLFNPETISLLQESTRNKNYDQFKQYATAVDKQGDNAVTLRSQLEFIKNPAGSISIDEVEPIESIVKRFATGAMSFGSISYEAHSTLAVAMNRLGAKSNSGEGGEDPMRFERKENGDWERSAIKQVASGRFGVTSYYLTNAEELQIKMAQGAKPGEGGQLPGDKVDDWIGATRHSTPGVGLISPPPHHDIYSIEDLAQLIYDLKNANRAGRVNVKLVSEAGVGTIASGVAKAKADVVLIAGFDGGTGASPMSSIRHTGLPWELGLAETHQTLLKNGLRNRIVVQADGQMKTPRDLAVATLLGAEEWGVATAALVVEGCIMMRKCHKNTCPVGIATQNKTLRERFDGRVEDVVTFFQYMAQGLREIMAELGFRTIDEMVGQGQKLKIRQDISHWKYKNLDLSPVLHVEQPREADGVFNQAQQNHNLEEVLDRKLIKAAIPSLEKGEAVNAEFPIVNTDRSAGTMLSNEISKVYKDAGLPKPMNVKFKGSAGQSFGAFLAKGVKFEVEGDANDYWGKGLSGGTLVLYPDAKSSIVAEDNIVVGNVCFYGATSGESFIRGMAGERFCVRNSGAKVVVEGVGDHGCEYMTGGAAIILGSTGRNFAAGMSGGVAYVWDKSGDFESKLNPELVDLDPIEQEDRDLLLDMLTKHVQFTGSEVAQSFLDNFEASLASMVKVMPRDYKAVLQKRKAEAQSQGNETQVEAV